The following proteins come from a genomic window of Triticum aestivum cultivar Chinese Spring chromosome 6A, IWGSC CS RefSeq v2.1, whole genome shotgun sequence:
- the LOC123130361 gene encoding glycine-rich cell wall structural protein 1.0-like translates to MAAPTSCRRLAVSAIVLLCVSLLQLAQARLLREDKTTLDDSKSFSIKGGSGEGGGRGFGISIGHGGHDVSIAVGGGLGGGAGTTRGGGASAGGGAGGGVGIDVGRGGIDVGIGGGGGGAGGAGGVHAGAGAGGGVGVGVHIGRGGVSVSNGGGGGVGGGSGGSGGGNSGGGSGVGRAGNAMGGGGGSGSANGSTGSGEGSGVGSASGGTA, encoded by the coding sequence ATGGCCGCTCCCACCTCCTGCCGCCGTCTGGCCGTCTCAGCTATAGTGCTGCTGTGCGTTTCACTTCTCCAGCTTGCCCAAGCAAGGCTCCTACGGGAGGATAAAACCACACTGGATGACAGCAAGTCGTTCTCCATCAAAGGTGGCAGCGGGGAGGGTGGCGGCCGGGGCTTCGGTATCAGCATAGGCCATGGCGGGCACGACGTGTCCATCGCTGTCGGCGGTGGGCTTGGAGGCGGAGCTGGCACTACCCGTGGTGGCGGTGCAAGTGCCGGCGGTGGCGCGGGTGGAGGCGTTGGCATTGACGTGGGGCGTGGTGGTATCGATGTGGGGATCGGCGGAGGTGGGGGTGGGGCCGGTGGCGCCGGCGGTGTGCATGCAGGGGCTGGAGCTGGAGGTGGTGTCGGTGTCGGTGTTCACATCGGGCGTGGTGGGGTGAGTGTGAGCAACGGAGGAGGCGGTGGTGTTGGAGGTGGAAGTGGGGGTAGTGGCGGTGGCAACTCCGGTGGTGGTAGTGGCGTTGGCCGTGCTGGTAATGCAATGGGCGGTGGCGGAGGGTCTGGTAGCGCAAATGGTTCTACCGGAAGCGGAGAGGGTAGTGGAGTTGGGTCGGCCAGTGGAGGTACCGCTTAA